TTGGCCGGCAGAACCGTCATCTCAAACAGGCTGAAAGACTTCTTGGGCTGAAGATCGGCTCCAAGGGGACCAGCCTCCATTTTCGCGGAGAACCTCACCAGGTCGCGCTTGCCCGACGGCTGTTCGAGGAGCTGGCCGACCTGCTCCGGGAAGGGTATCCGCTCTATCCACCGGACATCGATTACGCGGTGCGCATCCTCAGTGCTGATTCGCGGGCGCGTTTGCGCGACATCTTTCTCGATACCATCTATGTCTCCGCGCGCAAGAAGGTGATCACGCCGAAAAGTCTGGCCCAAAAAAACTATATTGACGCCATTCGCGAGCACGACGTGGTCTTCGGGGTGGGGCCGGCCGGTACGGGCAAGACCTATCTGGCCATGGCCATGGCAGTGGCCAGCCTGACGCGCAAGGAAGTGAGCCGCATCATTCTGGTCCGACCCGCGGTCGAGGCAGGGGAGAAACTCGGGTTTCTGCCCGGCGACATCGCCGAGAAGGTCAACCCCTACCTGCGGCCGCTCTACGATGCCCTCTACGACATGGTCGATCTGTCCAGGGGCCAGGAGATGATCGAGCAGGGGACGGTCGAAGTCGCGCCGCTGGCCTTCATGCGAGGACGAACTCTCAACGACGCCTTTGTGATTCTGGACGAGGCCCAGAATACCACCACCGAACAGATGAAGATGTTTCTGACCCGGCTCGGTTTCGGCAGCCGTGCCGTGGTGACCGGAGACGTGACGCAGATCGACCTGCCGGCCGGAAGGGCGTCCGGCCTGCTGGAGGCGATGGATGTGTTGCGTGGCGTGTCCGGCATCGCCATGGTCCGTTTTTCAG
This window of the Geothermobacter ehrlichii genome carries:
- a CDS encoding PhoH family protein, whose translation is MNESDSSHLLDLSDPELTARLLGRQNRHLKQAERLLGLKIGSKGTSLHFRGEPHQVALARRLFEELADLLREGYPLYPPDIDYAVRILSADSRARLRDIFLDTIYVSARKKVITPKSLAQKNYIDAIREHDVVFGVGPAGTGKTYLAMAMAVASLTRKEVSRIILVRPAVEAGEKLGFLPGDIAEKVNPYLRPLYDALYDMVDLSRGQEMIEQGTVEVAPLAFMRGRTLNDAFVILDEAQNTTTEQMKMFLTRLGFGSRAVVTGDVTQIDLPAGRASGLLEAMDVLRGVSGIAMVRFSDRDVVRHPIVQSIVQAYEKRSRRTRGREQGEQP